gaagaagagaaggatgagaggagacatgatgatagccatgtataaatatgtgaagtcacagagaggagggagcaagcttcctttctgcttccctggagactaggacgcaatggagcaatgacaaaactcccatcaccaacagaaaatactggaagggtttggtgggcattgaccttcagttttggagttgtagttcacctacatccagagagcactgtggactcaaacaatgatagatctggaccaaacttggcactgatactcaatatgcccaaatgtgaacactggtggagtttggggaaaatagcccttgacatttgggagttgtagttgctgagatgtatagttcgcctacaatcaaagagtattctgaactccaccaattatggaattgaaccagacttggcacaaagaactcccacaaccaacacaaaatactgggaaggtttggtgggtattgaccttgagtttgggagttgtagttcacctacatccagagagcactttggactcaaacaattggcacggatactcagtatgcccaaatgtgaacactggtggcgtttggggaaaatagaccttgacatttggaagttgtagttgctgggatttatagttcacctataatcaaagagcattctgaactccaccaatgatggaattgaaccagttttggcacactgaactcccatgaccaacagaaaatactggaagggtttggtgggcattgaccttgagtttgggagttgtagttcacctacatccagagagcactgtggactcaaacaattggcacggatactcattatgcccaaatgtgaacactggtggcgtttggggaaaatagaccttgacatttggaagttgtagttgctgggatttatagttcacctataatcaaagagcattctgaactccaccaatgatggaattgaaccagttttggcacacagaactcccatgaccgacagaaaatactggacggttttggtgggcattgaccttgagtttgggagttgtagttcacctacatccagagagcactgtggactcaaacaatgatggatctggaccaaatttggcatgaataatcaagatgcccaaatgtgaacatgggtggagtttggggaaaataggccttgatatatgggagttgtagctgctgggatttatagttcacctccaatcaaagagcattctgaacctcaccaattatagaattgggcccaacttcccacacagaacctccatgaccaacagaaaatactgtgttttctcatggtctttggtgacccctctgacacccccctcataaGCCCCCcatgggtcctgacccctaggttgagtaATGCTGCATTAATGGTATTTTTCCATGGCCAAActgggatttgaacccagatctccaatactcaaaccacaatCCTGATTTCCTGCTATTTAAAGCCATTATGTCATGTTGTCCCATTATACCCAATGTTTATTTTGTGCAAGGAACTGACCAGCAACCTGAACTCATGCCCTATAGACGAGCTTTTCAGCATCAACATCACACCAGGATATAGTCCGTTGGaaccatattttattttattttactcccCATTGTATATTTTCAGTTTTGGTCCATCTTCTCTGCCATGAGGCCATTATGATATCTGaaactgggaattgtagtttgttgaCAATGCCCAGTATGTATTTTCAATGGTTCGGTATCACCTTTGGGCGCATCtgcattgtggaatgaatgcagtttgaacacaCCTTGaccgccatgactcaatgctatggaatcctggtaggcAGGCTAAGCACTGCCAAGCTGCACTCATTCCACAGGAGGGATCCATCCAGTaacgcacacacaaacacaaacacgtACACTTTCCCCTTCTTTATTTTCAACCGGAGCTTTGTTTCTTTCCAGCGAAATGGGTCTTTCTCTTGGGAAAAATGGGGTGCCTTGGAACCCCGACGATATTAACCTCAGTTGTTGGCCAGCACTTCCTCTATCCAGGCTTTGTAGTTGCACACTGGAGTGTACACGCCGGGGTAGCCTTTCTGGGCACATCCGATGCCCCAGGACACCACGCCGGTCAgttttccattgcacaccaaggGTCCTCCGGAGTCTCCCTGCAATTCAAGCAAAACAACATGATCCGTGCTTCTGCGTCACCTTGAAAGTCTTCAAGTGCATTGACCTtacttgaacttccatggctcaaagctaggGAATCCTTGGAGCTTTAGCTTGTCCTCTTTGGCAGAAGAAGCTAaagaactacaagtcccaggactccgtagcattgagccaactCAGGGGAAGTGGTGCCAAGCTGTCCTCATTTTACAATGTAAGTAAATCCGAAGGAGAACAGAATGAATCAAGACGTTGGTAGCAAAACAAACCAACCAGCCAGCTTTAGTGTTGGTGAAtgtcatagtcatagaatcatagaattggaagaggccccaTGAACCATCTagtagtccaaccctattctgccttcatgcaggaaattataatcaaagcatccctgacagatggccatccagccatccagccaaaaaagccaatgggattttggcctgctctcgcacctcagagtagaatcaccttgcttaagacactgttgaacagctcatatggtcaggaagaccttcctaataaagtttccaaggaaggagcttccagcacactttgaggcagagagttccaccactgaacagctcGTGCAATCAGAataatcttcctaatgttcaggtggaatctcctttcctgtcatttgagtccctgggcagcagaaaaccagcctgttccctcttccttgtgacaccctttcacatataatatacatggctctcatgtctcctctcaaccttctctcctgcaggataaacagacccagttctttaagatgcttctcagagggattcatagtctccagacctttgaccattttagtctccctcttcctctggacactttccagcttgtcaatatctcttttgaactgtggagcccagaattggacactgcattccagatgaggtctgaccacaGCAGAAtgcaaaggcaccatgacttccctcgatctagacactcgactccttttgatgcagcccaaaatcccattggactttttgagctgctgcatcacactcttggctcatgttcaacttgtccacaaagactccaagatctttttcacatggactgttgtcgaacCAGGCCTCCATTCTACACATGTTCCCTTACTCTTATACGCAGATGACACTGTGCTATTGTCCGTATCTACTATTGGCCTTGAATGCTTAATGCTTTGCTTTGCCTCTTACTGTGGAATAAATAGatggaaaacaaacaaatgatGGATTCGATTGGGAGAAGTCACCTTTTTTTCAACCATCCAAGGAGAGCCCAGAGAAAGGCATTTGTCAACCAAACATTAGGAAGGTGAGTCTAAGAAATGTTGGGCAGTGGATGGACTTTTCATCTCTGGGCATCTttggggagtgctttggttggGTCTTCTGGCCTGGAAGAATGGCGTGGGAtgagatggcctttgggtgtccttggattatgtcttcctgcatggcagaacggAGCCAGGCTGGattgcctttggggtcccttctaactctacaATTCCTGATCTGAAATGCCTGTAATTGGAAGCATTGCTAGGACTCAGCCTTGGATTGTCACAATAAGGTTGGGCTAGATGCTCTTTGGGGGAccctcttacttacttacttacttaggcgatccctcgttggacgggtaagatggtcttccatgatgggtttccttgtggattcgtaggtggctgtggagccctcttcttgacccgcatcttctcccacagtgaaggcattggtttccaggtggaaggcggtcccggtcagggttggcttgacgcgccttcctcctggcacgtttctctctttcaccctccactcgtgcctcctcgaattctgcagcactgctggtcacagctgacctccagctggagcgctcaagggccagggcttcccagttctcagtgtctatgccagacattttaaggttggctttgaggccatctttaaatctcttttcctgtccaccaacgttccgttttccgttcttaagttcagagtagagcaactgctttgggagatggtggtcaggcatccggacaacgtggctggcccagcgaagttgatggcagaggaacatcgcttccatgctggtggtctttgcttcttccagcatgctgacgtttgtctgcttgtcttcccaagagatttgcaggattttccagaggcagcactgatggaatcgttccaggagttgcatgtggcgtctgtagacagtccacgtttcgcaggcgtatggcagagttgagaggacaatagctttatagacaagcaccttggtatccctacggatgtcccggtcctcaaacactctctgcttcattcggagaaatgctgcgctcgcagagctcaggcggtgttgtagttcggtgtcgatgttgactttggtggagaggtggctgccagggtagcggaaatggtcaacattttctaatgttgcaccattaagatgtatctctggcattggggagggggtggctggtgactgctggaacagcactttggttttctcgatgttcagtgacaggccaagcttcgtgtatgcttctgcataCACGCCTCACAGCTCTAAGATGCTATGGCCCTGTTGGATGGGCCTATGGAAGGACTAAGCCTTTCGCTTCTAGCCATTTGTCCCCGTTCACCTAGTTCCTCCTTACCTGGCAGGAGTCTTTGCCACCCTCGGTGTATCCGGCGCAGAACATGTTTGAAGTGATGCGTCCTGGATAGGCGGCATGGCAAGTGGACTCCGATAGGATGGGCACATCCAGGCATTGCAAGGCATCCGGATACTcaactggaaggaagaaagaccCAGCTCAAGCAAGGATTTCAAAGACAAAATCAAACTTTAATTGGCCAAATCCCTGCAATTTGATCCTGGTGCATAATGCTTCAAACATCCCTCCCTCCACGTCTATTTTCCTAAAGCAGCTGGGACTTCTAGAGCCACGAAATAATCTTTTATTAAGTAATCCTTAATTAAGTTCCTTCTCAAAGGCGACAGACAATAATTTCAGCAATTTCTTTCCCCATGCAAGAAATTCTTCAAAAACCACACCATTTTCGAAGGCTATTTGCAACTGGGGAGAAAATTAACCCGCGGTTGTTTTGTGCCAGAAACAGCATTTGTCTgagtagaaaataatatttccttgtaattaatatttaattaacATTTAcataatcattatttatttaattagtgttcaattaaataattaatatttatatatttgattCACCATAAtcaaatatgtaaatattaattatttaattgatcactaattaaataaatattaattatgtaaatattaattAACTTAACTATTAATTgacttaatattttaatattaaatattcaaaTAATCAATTAATATTTAAGTAGTTATTATGATGCAACTAGTTATTATGATGCAACACAAtccatatttaaatattaagtAATTAtttaaatactagccatcccctgccatgcattgctgtggcccagtctagagatctggaaaataaagtaatgagaaagcgttggtttctaatctatgtaatgtctttatgcatgtgggtaaacagtatttcttgatgtttctttgtcagtgttgatgtggagattgactagtgtgcctactctggaacatgcaacatacaattgcccttctttgggggtccctttcaaatctatgataatatatctgtgtgtgtgtgaatcatatatatatctatctatatctatggctggatggctctttgtcaggagggttttgattacattttcttaccctggtgaagcaagttggactggatggccttaagtatgggggttctgtgtgggaagtttgccca
The sequence above is a segment of the Anolis sagrei isolate rAnoSag1 chromosome Y, rAnoSag1.mat, whole genome shotgun sequence genome. Coding sequences within it:
- the LOC132780676 gene encoding trypsin-3-like codes for the protein MLIKLAQPVSFNAFVQPIDISPTCPIAGTQCIVSGWGNLQTAGVEYPDALQCLDVPILSESTCHAAYPGRITSNMFCAGYTEGGKDSCQGDSGGPLVCNGKLTGVVSWGIGCAQKGYPGVYTPVCNYKAWIEEVLANN